The segment TGGAGCCCGCGGCGAAGCGCGGCCGGGCGGGGGTGGAGGCCTCGGCGCAGGCCTCCCGGGCGATCTGCGCGGCCCGGCGGTTGATCTCGAAGGCCCGGTCGGCGAGGCCGTATTCGCCCAGAACGAGGGGCGTGCCGCCGAAGGTGTCGGTCTCCACGATGTCGGCGCCGGCGGCCAGGTAGGCGTCATGGACCGAGCGCACCACGTCGGGGCGGCTCAGAACGAGGGCCTCGTTGCAGCCCTCGAAGGGCTCCCCGCCGTAGTCCCGGGCGGACAGGCCCCGCGCCTGGATCTGCGTCCCCATGGCGCCGTCCAGGACGGCGATTCGCTCGGAGAGCAGTTCGAGAAGGGCCACGGTGCGGTCGTTCACGGGGCGCTCCGTCCGGATTCCAACCTTATAACACGGGGCGCCGCCCGCCGCTTCGAGGGGTCCCGGCGGAGGGAGAGGCGGCCCGTGGCCGCCAGGAGTTCGGCGACGAGGAGGGTCCCGCCCGCCGCGCCCCGGACCGTGTTGTGGACGAGCGCGACGAAGCGAAGGCGCCGGGCTCCTTGCACTCGGAGGCGCCCCACGGTGACGGCCATTCCCGCCGAAGCGTCCCGGTCGAGGATGGGCTGGGGGCGGTCATCTTCCATCCTCAAGAGCACCGGACGTTCGGGCGCCGAGGGAAGGCCCTTCCCGGCGAGGGGGGAGCGGTAGGCCTCGAAAGCCTCCGCCGCTGCGCCGAGGGAGACGGGCCGCCGGGTCTCGGCCTGGACGCTGAGGAGGTGGCCCTCGCGCACCGGGACCCGGTTGCACTGGGCCGAACAGTCCAGGGCGGCGGGGCGGATGCGGCCGCGAGAGGCGCGCCCGAAGATCTTGTTGGGCTCCCGTTCGAGCTTCTCCTCCTCGTTGCGGATGAAAGGGAGGACGTTGTCCAGGATGTCGAGGGACGGAAGTCCCGGATGGCCGGCGCCGGAGAGGGCCTGGAGGGTCGTGACGCAGACGCGCTCCAGACCGAAGGCGAGACGGATGGGTTCCAGGGCGAGGCAGAGGCCGATGGTGCTGCAGTTGGGGTTGGCGGCGATGAACCCTCCGTGGCGCCGCCACTGGAGGTCCGCCAAGACGAGATGTCCGGCGTTGATTTCAGGGACGAGGAGGGGCACTTCGGGGTCCATCCGGAACGGCGAGGCGTTGGTCACGACGGGGAATCCCGCCTTCCGGAAAAGCGGTTCCGCGGCGGCGGCGGCGGAGGTTTCCAGGGCGCTGAAAACCACGTCGGCGTCCATCTCTTCCGGCCGCCCGGACCCGAGGGGCAGGTCCGGGGCGGCGCGCCCGTCGCGGCCCTCCCAACGTCCGCCCACCACGTCCCGGTA is part of the Acidobacteriota bacterium genome and harbors:
- the asd gene encoding aspartate-semialdehyde dehydrogenase is translated as MRRETMRYRAAVLGATGIVGRRLVGLLQSHPWFEIGALCASEEKTGRSYRDVVGGRWEGRDGRAAPDLPLGSGRPEEMDADVVFSALETSAAAAAEPLFRKAGFPVVTNASPFRMDPEVPLLVPEINAGHLVLADLQWRRHGGFIAANPNCSTIGLCLALEPIRLAFGLERVCVTTLQALSGAGHPGLPSLDILDNVLPFIRNEEEKLEREPNKIFGRASRGRIRPAALDCSAQCNRVPVREGHLLSVQAETRRPVSLGAAAEAFEAYRSPLAGKGLPSAPERPVLLRMEDDRPQPILDRDASAGMAVTVGRLRVQGARRLRFVALVHNTVRGAAGGTLLVAELLAATGRLSLRRDPSKRRAAPRVIRLESGRSAP